The Borrelia turicatae 91E135 genome has a window encoding:
- a CDS encoding P12 family lipoprotein, protein MNRSILSVCMLTLLCLLSCDINALNELLDKAREKFLDESKDNKDLNHKQENQEQKEVVIDDLEEEVKIQQDIEVKPVNSGFVSSQQVYPYYVQEEREIKEEDLTPSTDEEKKAQAEIDNVKRALVDSGCSQLIEDALKLKSECELLESRFYDTLSELKNKIQNKTGSSYLVKDKTKRQQLIQLCNQLNDQRSQIDMLRIKVDNGLDERRSAEFFFNKSQETLREAITERLRKKKRRSYLSRRVNSGFLAQKSRSEAENVLSLLESSSSDIGEAIGIKKEIEKLIEEAKSYLSNLAR, encoded by the coding sequence ATGAATAGAAGTATTTTATCAGTATGTATGTTAACATTATTATGTTTGTTATCATGTGATATAAATGCCCTTAATGAATTGCTAGATAAAGCAAGGGAAAAATTTTTAGATGAAAGCAAAGATAATAAAGATCTAAACCATAAACAAGAAAATCAGGAACAAAAAGAAGTTGTTATAGATGATTTAGAAGAAGAAGTAAAAATACAGCAAGATATAGAAGTAAAGCCTGTTAATTCGGGATTTGTGTCGTCTCAACAAGTGTATCCATATTATGTCCAAGAAGAAAGAGAGATAAAAGAAGAGGATTTAACACCAAGTACTGATGAAGAAAAGAAAGCACAAGCAGAAATTGACAATGTAAAAAGAGCCCTTGTAGATTCTGGATGTTCTCAATTAATTGAGGATGCACTTAAACTCAAAAGTGAATGTGAGCTATTAGAATCTAGATTTTATGATACACTTTCAGAACTTAAAAATAAAATTCAAAATAAAACAGGGAGTAGTTATCTTGTAAAAGATAAGACAAAGAGACAGCAACTGATTCAATTGTGCAATCAATTAAATGATCAAAGGTCTCAGATTGATATGCTTAGGATTAAAGTTGATAATGGTCTTGACGAACGAAGATCCGCAGAATTTTTCTTTAATAAGTCCCAAGAAACTTTAAGAGAAGCTATTACTGAAAGATTAAGAAAGAAGAAACGTAGAAGTTACTTATCAAGAAGAGTGAATAGTGGTTTTCTAGCTCAAAAGTCACGAAGTGAAGCAGAAAATGTTTTAAGTTTATTAGAATCCTCTTCTTCTGATATAGGAGAAGCAATAGGAATAAAGAAAGAGATAGAAAAACTCATTGAAGAAGCAAAATCTTATCTATCAAACCTTGCAAGATAG
- a CDS encoding variable large family protein — MKHKLSERIKNFNITILISLFLLLSCGSGQQPQAGKNGSEKGTGSLSEVLMEVGRSAENAFYSFLDLLSDTLGFTAKSTTKKEDVGKYFSELGVKLGKASEELEAVAKKSETGVDKDGSIAVVIRAAVETAKTTLSTLKGHLDSLKDIGDDKLVGEAVTNKEGAASNTNVLKEAYKALKGIVKAAKVAGIPEPDVGNTTVKVGNGTDNKDGAKILATDSGDKPGATDAGKAAAILTTVSGKEILASIVKSEEKDIKALGAAANGDTTAISFAMGSNNAGHLAQDAAKAAAVAGGIALRSLIKDGKLAAAAADGQPGGKEEVQKVGITAVNKLLVAIEDIIRKTVKNVLKTAKDKIDEARGQQEPISESSKKQ, encoded by the coding sequence ATGAAGCATAAATTAAGTGAGAGAATTAAAAACTTTAATATAACTATACTTATATCTTTATTTTTACTTCTTAGTTGTGGCAGTGGTCAACAACCACAAGCTGGTAAGAATGGCTCAGAGAAAGGGACTGGAAGTTTAAGTGAAGTATTAATGGAGGTAGGTAGAAGTGCTGAAAATGCCTTTTATTCATTTTTAGATTTACTCTCAGATACATTAGGTTTTACTGCTAAATCAACTACAAAGAAAGAGGATGTAGGAAAATATTTTAGCGAGCTAGGTGTGAAACTTGGAAAAGCATCTGAAGAATTAGAAGCAGTAGCAAAAAAATCAGAAACAGGTGTTGATAAAGATGGATCAATAGCCGTAGTAATTAGAGCGGCAGTTGAAACGGCTAAGACTACTTTAAGCACATTAAAAGGTCATTTAGATTCTTTAAAAGATATAGGTGATGACAAATTAGTAGGGGAGGCGGTAACAAATAAAGAAGGCGCAGCATCAAATACAAATGTATTAAAGGAAGCATATAAAGCGTTAAAAGGAATAGTAAAAGCAGCAAAGGTAGCAGGTATTCCAGAGCCAGATGTAGGGAATACAACAGTAAAAGTAGGTAATGGAACAGATAATAAGGATGGAGCTAAGATATTAGCTACAGATTCAGGTGACAAACCAGGAGCAACAGATGCAGGTAAAGCAGCAGCAATATTAACAACAGTAAGTGGCAAGGAAATATTAGCATCAATAGTTAAGTCGGAGGAAAAAGATATTAAAGCCCTAGGAGCAGCTGCAAATGGAGATACAACTGCGATTAGTTTTGCAATGGGATCAAATAATGCTGGTCATTTAGCACAAGATGCAGCTAAAGCAGCCGCGGTAGCGGGAGGAATAGCTCTACGTTCCTTAATTAAAGATGGTAAACTAGCAGCAGCTGCAGCAGATGGGCAACCGGGAGGGAAAGAAGAAGTTCAAAAAGTAGGAATAACAGCAGTAAATAAGTTATTAGTAGCAATAGAAGATATAATTAGAAAGACAGTAAAGAATGTTCTTAAAACAGCGAAAGACAAAATAGATGAAGCAAGAGGACAACAAGAACCAATTTCAGAATCAAGTAAGAAGCAATAA